In Terriglobales bacterium, the sequence TCCACAAGAATTGTGGTCCGATTTTCTGATTTTGCCGGTCTTCCATCAGTAGCCGACAACGATGCCGAAAATGCCGGTCCTCGCGGGCTGGCTATACGGTTTTATTTCTCCGAACACGTTCACACGGACATCATCGCCCACTCGGTGGATGGGTTCGCCGTGCGCACGGCGGAGGAGTTCGTGGAATTTCTACGTGCCATCTACGCCAGTGGTCCGGGGGCCACTAAGCCGACGCCGGTCGAGTCATTTCTGGGCACGCATCCTGCCGCGCTGGCTTTCGTTCAGACTCCCAAGCCTATTCCGACGAGTCTTGTGAAGGAATCCTACTTCGCGGTGAATGCCTACAAGTTCATCAACCGAGACGGAATTGCGAAGTTCGGGCGCTATCGAATTCTTCCCGAGGATAAGAACCAATATCTGGACGAGGCTGGCGCTGCGAAGAAAAGCCCGGATTTTCTGTTCGACGAAATCAGGGAGAGAGTGGGAAAGGGAGGGACGCGTATGCGCATCCTGGTCCAGGTAGCGGCGGAAGGGGACGCGGTCGATGATTCGACCGTCCATTGGCCGGATCAGCGTCCCGTGGTTGAATTCGGGACGATAGAGCTGAATAGCGTAGTTCCGGATGGTGACGCAGAGCAGCGGCACATCATTTTTGATCCGCTTCCGCGCGTGGACGGCATTGAATCCTCCGGAGATCCGTTGCTGGAGCCTCGGGCCGCGGTTTACCTGATGAGTGGCCGACGCCGGCGTGCTCTCGCGTAGTGGCGAAGAGCTCAACTAACAAGCGGACTGCAAACTCGGGAGAGGAACGAAAGGAAGCCCGCAAAAAAACTTCAGGGGACGCGATGCGCGTCCCCTGTAGCATCTTCGGCTGAAGTCTGACTACTTCTTCTTGCTCGACTTCTTCGCCGACTTCTTGCCACCCTTCTTAGTTGCCATGGATCTATTCTCCCTTTCGTTAATTCGCAACCCTGTTACCGTTGCAATTGATTGATTGTATAGAGTCATTCAGAAACCAAGTCAAGAGAAAAATCGGATGTATCACCTCCTTCACACCCATTACTAAGGTCACTCGCGAGAAGGTCGCAATGATTTTCAGTGTCGTCCTTCCTACTCAAAGCATCTTCGTCGCAAGTTCAGCGAATCAGACGAAACGCAAGGCCCGCGATGCTGTCTTGCATGGCGTGCGCGAACATTCCCGGACGCAGACTTCTTCTCAGCAGCGCCAGCACGCCGAACATCATTCCATAGACCGCGATGATCAGCATTCGCTCGCGCCCCTCGTAGGCGTGCGAAGCCCCGAAAAATGCGCCTTGCAGAACTACTCCTGCCCACGCACTCTTCAACCATGCGCCAAACTGCTTCTGCAGATAACCGCGAAAGATGATCTCCTCGCAAAAGCCTGCGCAGGCGCTCAATAGCACCCACACCAGTGTTTCCTGCGGACTATGGGGCATCAGAAAATCAACCCGCTTCTTCGCATCGGCTAGCTGCTGGGGATGGGTGAGTCCCAGCATCCACGCCAGACCTGCAAGCACCAGAGCCGAAACCACCCAGAACCCAACTGCGATCACAACGTCGAGCAAAAAGTCTTCCTTGCTGTTCCAACGCCCACCGATCAGGTCGCCCAGCGACGTGCTCGTCTGGTGAATGCCCCAGGCAACATAACCCACCATCAGCAACTCCACCGCCATGGTGATCAGATAGAAAGCTAAGCGACCCGTCTTCTGCGCAAAGCCGTGCTGAGAATCGGCGCCTCCGAATGAAAGCACCAGCAGGATGGCGATCAGCAGAACAGTGTGCCACGATGGGGCGACCAGCCCCGGTCGAGAAGCAGTCGAGTCAGTGACCGGTGTGGTAGTAGACAATTGACCTCCCGCTGAGGAAACGGATTGAGGAAACCATCATCTAATCAGAAGTGAGAGGCCCGGTCGCAGCCTGGGCCTGGCGACCATCTTATAATGACGGTCGCCATTTCATGAGGAGTTCATCTTATGCCTAACGCTGACGATGTCGTCATCGTCTCCGCCGTGCGGACGCCTATTGGAAAATTTCAGGGCTCTCTCTCCGATCTCTCCGCCACACAACTGGGGGCCATCGTCGTGCGCGAAGCAGTGAAGCGAGCGCAGATCGAAGATCTCAATCAGGTAGACGAATGCATCATGGGCAACGTGGTCTCCGCAGGGCTGGGCCAGAATCCTGCTCGCCAGGCGGCTATCTACGGTGGACTTCCGCCCTCAGTCGGCGCCATGACGGTCAACAAGGTTTGCGGCTCGGGTCTGAAGGCCGTGGCGCTGGCGGCGCAAGCCATCCAGACGGCGAACAGCCAGCTCGTGGTCGCGGGCGGCATGGAATCGATGACCAACGCTCCCTACCTTCTGCCGCAGGCCCGCAAGGGATACCGTCTTGGGAACGCGCAGATCGTAGACTCCGTGATCCAGGATGGCTTGTGGGATGTGTATAACAACTACCACATGGGAAACACCGGCGAGAACGTCGCGGAGAAGTACCACATCACCCGCGAAGAGCAGGACGAATTCGCTCTCAATTCTCATCGCAAGGCGGTAAGCGCGATCAAGGAGTGCCGCTTCAAATCCCAGATCGTTCCTGTGGAAGTGCCGGGCAGGAAGAAGGGCGAAACCATACTTTTTGACAAAGACGAATCGCCGCGCGAAGACACTACCATCGAAGCGCTGCGTGCCCTCAAGCCTGCCTTCAAGAAAGACGGCACGGTCACTGCTGGAAACGCGCCGGGAGTGAACGATGGCGCCGCGGCCGTCGTGGTCACCAGCCGGCAGCGGGCGGAAGCTATCGGAGGGAAACCACTGGCGCGGATCGTGGCGCAGGCGACCTCAGGCGTCGATCCGAAGTGGGTGATGATGGCGCCCGTCGATGCTGTCCGGCAGATCTGGAAGAAGACCGGTTGGAAAAACGAAGACGTCGATCTCTATGAACTGAACGAAGCCTTCTCAGTGCAGGCTATTGCCGTGGCGCGGGAGCTTGGACTCGATCCTCAGAAATTGAATGTGAATGGCGGAGCCGTGGCGCTGGGTCACCCGATTGGCGCCAGCGGCGCGCGAGTGCTGGTTACGTTGCTCTACGAAATGATGCGGCGTGACGTCCACAAGGGCATTGCCGCCCTTTGCCTCGGCGGCGGTAACGCGGTAGCCATGGCGGTGGAGCGCTAGGTAATGGTATTCAGCAGCGCGCGGTCTGCTGCACATAGCCATCAGCATTCAGCTCTTGAAGTGTCATCCTGAGCGAGGACGCGGTACATCGTCCCGGGTCCGAGTCGAAGGACCTTGCGGTTTCTTGTTATCCCAGACGGGACAGAGTGGCAAGGGAATCCTTCTTTTCTTGTCATCACGAGCGAGCGCAGCGCGCGAGGGATCTGCAGTTTTCTAATTTCTAATTGCTGACCGCTGACTGCTAAGTGCTATGTGCTAAGTGCTACGTGCTATCTTCCCGCCAACACTGGCACCTGTAAGGGCAAGCGCA encodes:
- a CDS encoding type II CAAX endopeptidase family protein — translated: MSTTTPVTDSTASRPGLVAPSWHTVLLIAILLVLSFGGADSQHGFAQKTGRLAFYLITMAVELLMVGYVAWGIHQTSTSLGDLIGGRWNSKEDFLLDVVIAVGFWVVSALVLAGLAWMLGLTHPQQLADAKKRVDFLMPHSPQETLVWVLLSACAGFCEEIIFRGYLQKQFGAWLKSAWAGVVLQGAFFGASHAYEGRERMLIIAVYGMMFGVLALLRRSLRPGMFAHAMQDSIAGLAFRLIR
- a CDS encoding catalase family peroxidase; protein product: MAAQPKVPPPDALSQEALEAFDNLNGHHPGFRPVHAKGILLSGAFIPSPQAASLTRAPHLHNPSTRIVVRFSDFAGLPSVADNDAENAGPRGLAIRFYFSEHVHTDIIAHSVDGFAVRTAEEFVEFLRAIYASGPGATKPTPVESFLGTHPAALAFVQTPKPIPTSLVKESYFAVNAYKFINRDGIAKFGRYRILPEDKNQYLDEAGAAKKSPDFLFDEIRERVGKGGTRMRILVQVAAEGDAVDDSTVHWPDQRPVVEFGTIELNSVVPDGDAEQRHIIFDPLPRVDGIESSGDPLLEPRAAVYLMSGRRRRALA
- a CDS encoding acetyl-CoA C-acetyltransferase; this translates as MPNADDVVIVSAVRTPIGKFQGSLSDLSATQLGAIVVREAVKRAQIEDLNQVDECIMGNVVSAGLGQNPARQAAIYGGLPPSVGAMTVNKVCGSGLKAVALAAQAIQTANSQLVVAGGMESMTNAPYLLPQARKGYRLGNAQIVDSVIQDGLWDVYNNYHMGNTGENVAEKYHITREEQDEFALNSHRKAVSAIKECRFKSQIVPVEVPGRKKGETILFDKDESPREDTTIEALRALKPAFKKDGTVTAGNAPGVNDGAAAVVVTSRQRAEAIGGKPLARIVAQATSGVDPKWVMMAPVDAVRQIWKKTGWKNEDVDLYELNEAFSVQAIAVARELGLDPQKLNVNGGAVALGHPIGASGARVLVTLLYEMMRRDVHKGIAALCLGGGNAVAMAVER